One Hippoglossus stenolepis isolate QCI-W04-F060 chromosome 6, HSTE1.2, whole genome shotgun sequence genomic window, GTTTTAAGTTCAGGCTCAGCATCAAACTTCATTTCTTTACTCACCTCCGCTGTCTCCAGCCGACACTGATGTGCTCCGTCGTTTCTATACCTGTTGTTTCTAATGACGTTAGCATGCTAATCGTCGTACGGCCCAGGGCCAAGTCGACTTTCCTTAAGGTCACCGAAGCGTCCGGTCGGTCCTGAAGACGTAGCTGTtattaaaaccacagactgtatatcaggaagctgtgattggctccagctccacccagaGACCCTCTGGAGGATGAGGGGTGGAGGTTCATGGATGGAGATGTGCTctgaaacaaagatggacgacatgacacaTGTGAAGCAAAAGCATGTtgatcgccatctggtggctgactgcagccGAGCTCGTACATCCAGCCTCCTTCATATTAacggatgggacatgaaccaaaatCATTACGTACatgttaaatcattttaagTAGTTGTTATTGTTctgatgtgtgttcaagtgtttctgataagtttttgtcttatgattgacagctgagactgactctggATTGGTCGAGTGCCGAGGCTCCGCCCCTACATTGATTCTGCTCGGACTCTGGCTCCTacggcacaagatggcggcgctcGTCCCCGGGATGTCGGGGCTTCAGTTCAGGAAAGTGGGAGGAGGCGGAGACTTGTTGTCCATcgttatttacagtctatgactATAGagaagaatagaatagaacagaatagaacagaatgtTTCTTTATGTCCAACAAGGTGGAAGTTCGTCTTCTGCAAACAcaagaaacaacaacatacaaaacaaagaagcaattagtaaaacaaacacatcgaCAAACTCATATGATACATTCAGAATCAGTTAAGTTAAGGATATTGATGGTACTTTGGATGAAGGACTTcttaaatacatatttagttGCTAGACGGACTCTATAGCGCCTCCCAGAGCTCAAAGGCTCAAACTGTCTGAAGAGTGGATGGGAGCTTTCCATCAGGATACTTCCTCGTCCTTCCTGTAAAGAGTCGAGCCAACGGCCTTTGGGGTTTGCCAACTGTTTTGGTTGCCATTGCCACAACCCTAGAGAGTTTATTCGTAGATCTACAGTTTAGGTGACCGTACACGATAGTGCTAGTGCCTAACACGAGGAGTTTCCTGAGGAGATAAAGTGAACTGTACCGAGATGTTTTAAATTTTCCACAGTTTCCACATGTCGGCCGTCAAGTGAAACTGTTTTCAGATCTTGTTTTGTAGGAGATAATAAGTTATTTTGTCTTACGTTGATTTCTAGCTGGCTAATACGACTCCGTGTCTGAAGGGCCGTAGTGTGAGCCAGATAGGCAGCTTCACCGAGAGGGTCTCGTCTTGTCAACACGGTGATGGCTGAAGGTCTTGGCGAGCAACCGTCACCACCGCCACCGCAAAAACATCCCTTAAAAAATTAATCCAAAGAGTTTTCAGGGTCACTGTTTGTAATTTATTGCAAAACAAACATAGTAAGAAAAACGAAATGCAGAAGTCCATGAGTTGCTGAGACTCTCGTTGAGGCTGAGGTCAGTGACGGTATCTGCTGTCACCCGCTCATGTGTCACGCCGCGTACTTACAGATCAGCGCCGACCCTCACACCCGAGGAGGGAACCTGCTCACaaaggcaaataaaaacaacgATAAAGAATGTGAATATAAAGAAACTTAAACGCGGCTccaacacaaactgtaaatattcaTAAGAAGAAAAGTACATGATGGTGATGACGATGAGGAACACAGGAGGATGAGTACAGGTCCTTCCTTCCTGCACAGTCACTTCTGAAGTGAACCTCATTCagcaaaaagagaagaaagaaaagtgccTGAGTTCCTGTGAATCATACGAACATTATTACTGATGTGAAGAGCGTCGTCCTCACATCCATTTACTGTGAGGAACCGTTCGCCAGCAGTGAAACTGAAAAGACACATTAGAGCACATTAGAGTCATGCTGCTTTTCTGCCATTACCCGGCACATAAAGGATCATTCTCTCCCCCGTCTCCACACGGGGACTCAGCACATGCCTGTTTCCAAGGTAACAGCATAGAATATCCCATTGTCGATGCATAATATGAAATGAAGGCCTTGCAGAAAATGAAGGAGGAAGCATGATCCTTTGTAGAATCACACCACCACATGTCCTACTTCTCTATCTGGGCTGCGTTTGCTCTGCTGCGACTCGTTTCTGTGCATCGAGCGGATGAAGCCGGCGACGTCTGTTCTGTGTAACTCAATTTAAACTAtgatgtgaggagagagagtgaattCATATTCCACAATACAACGTTTAAAGAGTCTCGGATGCACCTGGATCAGAGTGACTCATCTCTCAGGGTCAAAGTTTAGAAAAGGTCCAGATGTTAAAGCTCATCTTTGTCAGGAACTGTgaattattttcatatattttaaaaacacacacattgcttgTATCAAGGAAAGTAGCCGAGAGTTGAAACCAAGGATCCTGCATTGATTTGGTCCTCATAAgggaggtttcaggtatttaCATTTTggtcatttaatttgtttatcgGGGGCGAACACATGTCAACAGGATGTAAAGATTTAACCAGGGGTTGAATTTAGTGTTGTATATGTGGCACATTGGTAATGAAAGATAAAGACGAGTCCAGTGGGAAAGTTACTGAAGTTCTCAGTTATATCAGGGGGAATAGAGCAGGTCGTCCTCTGACCAGAGAGtcagcggttcgatcccagtctccattattccacatgctgaagtgtccttgggcaagatactgaccCCACTGCTGGGCTGTTCTATAGAAAAGGTGTtgcataggtgtgaatgtgtgtgtgaatggcaaaactgtactgtaacgAGCTTTGATTGGTCATCGAGACAAGAAAAGtgtcatttaaatacatatttaccAAATGAAAAGATCCATCCCTCATCTGTACACTggtcctttgagggtcatgtGGGCAGCTTGATCCAATCCCAGCTCACATTTTGAAAGTGTGTCACAGTCCAACTTGTTTATACCTCGAACtttgctctgctgctcttttctttctctcacagtTTCATGGACGTGCAACAACAAATGACCAGTGTCAGTTTAGTGAGAAATCTGAAaactgtgtttctgcaggacgCTCGGTGCTGTTGGTGCTGTTGGTTCCCTCAAAACCTGAGGCTGACACTTTGCTTTGGGGTCTTTCTGCCCCCTAGAGGTTAAACATCTCTTTAATGCACAGCTACTGTGTGTGAGTTACATTTACAactttcaactttatttatgtagtttCAGCCACATCTGTAAAACATTTAGAGGACGAGATAACTTTTCTCAGGATCTGTGTGCACATAAACAGTTAAAAGATCGACAGTTATCTGAAAGTCTTTAAATCTATAAATCTGAATTTCTTTAGAAAGATAAGACAGCATGAACCCATGAAGGTAGCTCAGCTGTTTGTGCATGCCATGATACTATATCCTGAAatatggtaataataataatatctgaaaaataatgacataagtttattatgaaaagaaaatatacactTAAAAATATTATActttttgtgtctttacatttttactgttgtagttttttgtcaatattttacataaaaatgacGGATATGGTTAAACCGGATTTAACCAGTGATTCCCAGCACTTTGTCACtgagtaatataatataataaataacctGCAGCAGAACTTTTCTATTAAACATCTCATGACGTCTCAGATCATATCATATAATTGTGAAGGGCCCGACTGCAGTAATAAGTCATGTAGAGGAGCTGGTGTGACGCTCACAGTGAAGCTGAgtgagagctgtcatgtcaggACCAGAGAcaaaacatccaaacacacaatcatcatcatttttccTCcgacaacacaaatatatatatatttatatttctgattATGTTTCTGACCAACAGTTCAGAGACATCTTCAGTTTACAGTGAATCTaaacagaaaaagcagcagCGACTTCTGACATTTAAGAACCTGGAAGATTACAGCATTGTCCCCGTTAATCATTAGTGCATTCATatcaaaaacacatgttcactgcagtttatggttaaaataataaaataaaataaatttgaatataaaaagatcaaaacaaacatattgaCAATAACTTATGCTAATTATCTACCCTGAGGTCTAAAGTTATTCAGTGAAGAcggaaacaaagacaaacaactaaCAAACATATTTAGAATCATTACAGTATTGAAATAAAGTGTGTGAATAATCAGTCTGATCACAACCTGTAAACCTCTGACTAGAAGTACTCAGAAGTAAACAGAAGTACTCAGAAGTACAAAGAAGTACTTGTTTTGACGTTGAGGGACGGTTTGGAACAAGTTTTTCAAGTTTTAGAAAGATGTCTGATATTTCCGACCGTGGATCCTCACGTGAACGCCACATAAACCTGCGAAGCCCCACCCTCTGAGGTCACATGACGCAGCCTCGCAGTTTTGACTGGCCgctgtcagctgtcagtcacgGACTCAGCACGTGGTTTATAAAAACACGCAGGGCGCTGGGAGGAGACGTTCAGAACAAACATGGTGAACGCAGCGTCCGCCAGGGATCCGCAGTCCACCCGTTGATCCGAGGACCGTGTGACTCAGCGGGAGTTGGACCGGTGACCCCCCCTGCTCGTCGGTGCGAGGGACCCGGGGGGAGGAGCGGCGACAAACCGGCGTGTGGCTCCGTGAAGGCAGCGCGCAGGAGGAAGTGTCCCCCGCCCGCTCCAGCCTCTCCGCCCGCGGTCATGGCTGCTCCCGGGAACTCGGGGGCCGCCTCCAGCCCGATGGTGATCCTGGCGCCGAAGACCAAGACGAAGAAGAAGCACTTCGTCCAGCAGAAGGTGAAGGTGTTCCGGGCCAGCGACCCGGTGCTCAGCGTCTTCATGTGGGGCGTCAACCACTCGGTGAGTCGCTGTAGCCGGGCTAACGCGAGCTAGCTCCCGTAGCAGGAGCTCCGCGGGGAGGCGGCGGGGTGTGCGCCGGCCAGCTGGGGCTCCTCTGGGCCTGGGTCCGAGCAGGGTCCCGGCACCGGGGCCCCGGACCCCCGAGGCCCCCAGGCCCCCCAGGTCCACCACTGCCTGTTTGTGTTCAAGCTAATCACGGAAATAATCACAACATTAATCGGTTAAACATTCATATTACAACACAACTATTCATTTACTGCACTTATTACTTGGACATTActgcatttgtatttgtattacatATACTAAGTATTCTtcttattataaatatattagtaCGTGACATACAGTAGATCTAGAGCCATTATACAGATATGATGAATACATATAGAGGCGACATGGATACAAGCACAAAGGGCCcaaaatcaaatgtattatacatttttacacaaatacCCCAAACCACTGATACATACATGAAACACGTATGTGactaaataaacataaatacaataattgaggttccagcttctcaaatgtaaGAACTTCCTGCTTCTGTTGTGTCATCAAAGTAAAACtcaataaaacaagacatttgacaACATGGACATATTGGACTGTTATCTGAGGTTTGATAAAAGTCTGCACATAATTagttttgattgattttaataaactacgtgttttctctttgcagatCAATGATCTCAACCAGGTGCCTGTTCCTGTCATGCTTCTTCCTGACGACTTCAAGGCCAACACCAAAATCAAAGTGAACAACCACCTCTTCAACAAGTAAGACTCACGACGCGGGTCATGGAGAAGCAGCGGCTGGTTgagatattaataaaaacacatgtctCACTGCCTCCGGTGCTTTCAGGAAACGTGAACAAATCCGACCCTGGTACCAAACAATATTAAATTGTAATAGATTCAGATTGGATGGGTCTTATGTTTTGGTGAACGTCTCCACCAGAGGTCAACGTGAAGATGTCTCTGCTCTGACAGACCGAAGAAGGAATAATCAGTAGTTACAGGATGTGCTGCATCATGCGAGTGTGTTTCTAGTAAAGTTTATGGGTTCAACTTATGTGTCACTAATCCAGTTGGGTTTTGAACACTGGGAAATCCAAGTGTCTTGATGAGTTTTCATGGTTAAAGCCTGAAAGTGCTCATGAAGCAAACTGCACTGAGTCGAAAGTCGTTCAAACTTCAGTGGAGATCAAGGCTGTGGAATGTGTTCAcgttttcactttgtgtgtctttccACTGTAAGTTGGGTCATAGATTTCATATCTAGTTGTGAAGGTGACGCAGGCGTTCGAATGTGTGTTCAGGGATACGTGACGCAGGAGTGGAAGCTCTGAATGTCGGAGAAAGAACTTCACTCTACTTTCACCCCTGCTGATGATGTTTGAATTCTTAAGACTTTTGTCCCAGAGAATGAAACatctgattgtttgtgtgttttgtgtgtcgGCACAGAAAATGTTgcatcagcctcctcctccttctcctcactctCCCGCCCTCTCTCCCTTTGCAGAGAAAACCTTCCGGGACACTTCAAATTCAAAGAGTACTGTCCTCAGGTCTTCCGAAATCTAAGGGAACGCTTTGGTATTGAGGATCTGGACTATCAGGTATGTGACGTACTGATGACGTGCTCAGGGTGCAGACCAAGTACCAAATCCAAAGGAACATGACTATAGGAGCTAATAAACCCTAATAATGACCAAATAGGCAGATTCTTCACATTTGCTTTTACATAAATCTGATGTTCATATGAAGACGTTTCTCTGCTCATCTGTGTGCGTCTGATGCCCAGGTGTCGTTGACTCGCAGCCCGCCATCGAGGAGCGTAGACGACCAAGAGGGTCTGCTCCTCAACTCCTACGACCGCACGCTGGTCGTCAAGCAAATCTCCAGCGAGGACGTGGCCGACATGCACAGCATCCTGTCCGAGTATCACCAGGTGAGGAGTGCGTGGCTGAACCAGAAGTCTGGTGATGCTCTGCGTTTTTCTCATTAGcagctttcagacctgcactgaaatCCGTAGAGTCCCCTGAAACgatccagaggggctgtgagAACGAGGAAGAGCCTTTCAcctgtttgatttgtttctttggttttatttcacGTCTGCCCTCAGATCTGTGTCGAGCAGATACTTCAaaaagtgtctctctctcacttcaggCTGCAAATGTCACTGAGTGACCTTTTGGCTGCTGTGAGCTGTGAGAGGAATGTGTGGCCTGTGGTCGCTCAGCCTACATGGAGCTGAGAGGCAGATGAGGAAAATGGAACCTCTGTTTCCCAGTGTTTTCCCTTTTTGCGTATTTATTTAGTTGAATGAACTCATTGTTATCGTTTGCAGGTTGAAGTTTATAATATCAGATTTCTCAGTCCCACTGGTGCATGTTTCAGCTGTTTTGTCTGAAGCTCGTACAGAAACAGGACGTCTCTTCTGTAGAGGCCTGAATCGTCGTCGCACTTTGGGCTTTTAGACATTTGAAGGTTTAGGATCAGGTTTCGATGTTTGGCAGTTGTAGGGATTTCATCATGGATGCATGTGACCTGCCGGGGCCTGACTGTGTGGAGCTTGTATGTTCtacccgtgtctgtgtgggttttctgctGGTTCACCGGCTTCTTCTGTCTTTAACATCCTGCTCGTCCAGCGGGTTTCAGGGGACACTGAACCAGGCCAGTCTGAAGTCTATTTTAACTTCTGACAGTCTAACCTGGATGGACTCACTAATTGATTTATATCCTAAGTGACCTTTTTAGAGGCTGCACTCGATAGAAGTACGTGTTCTCTGTTGCTGTATTTTAATCTTTTAGAATACACATTGTGAATAAAGCCCTTATCTGTGGTCCCCTCCCTGCAGCACATCGTGAAGTGTCATGGCAGCACCCTGCTGCCACAGTTCCTGGGCATGTACCGGGTGGGCGTGGACAGCGAGGAGACGTACCTGATCGTCATGAGGAACATGTTCAGCCACAGACTGATGGTGCACAGGAAGTACGACCTGAaggtgagaggaacaaacaggctgagctttattttattatttaattacaCTTCCCAAACAACATCAGTGCTTCACTACAACATGCAGAAGTCCAGTTTCCAGGGGACATAGAGATAAAAGCTTAGATGCTGTTTCACACTGGAGCTGAACTGATGAACGGACTTACAGATATGAGACACAGATTTCTGGAGTTATTTGACAGATGACATAGATGTAGTTTATGTAAACAAATGTACGTTCTCGCATGTGGTGATAATCTAGATTATTCTTACAATGCATTGAGGCTACAAGCAAGTAGAACTGGGTCTCATAGATCTGTATCTCCTGTACCAtcgagccacagacagacaaagagttCTAGAATCATTAGATAGATGTGTTAAGATTTAGATTTTCATGGTTGATCAGACAGAAAAACCCATTTGCAGATGTGATCTTATGATTCAAGAAGCTGTGATGGGCTTTATATCCTGTTTGTATTGACCAAACCGCAGCTGCAGCCGTGATTCACTCCCTTTGCTTGGACTTTGATCTGTTTGCATGTTACATGTATGAGCCCTGATCTTTACAGCTCTCTTCTGGCAGGGCTCTCTGGTGGCTCGTGAAGCAAGTGACAAAGAACGGGTGAATTCAAACATCTCTCCTACTTTCATTTTGTCTGACTATTATCTGTGCAGCTGTCGCCTCTTTACCTCAAACATCCCGCTGAACTCttaagtgtttgtgtctcagggTAAAGAGCTTCCCACCTTCAAAGACATGGACTTCAGGAACAACCTGCAGAAGGTGTACGTGACcgaggagcagaaggagaaggTCATGGAGAAGCTGAAACGAGACGTGGAGGTGggtgacatgtttgtttgcagaaCTCAACCACACAGTGGCGCCGTCGGCCTGCACCAGTCCTGAGTTGcagtggaggatggaggagattcagtgaaCAGGGTCGGAGCTGGATTTAGACATTATGACATTAAACTACAGCAAAAATGGAAGAACAAACATTTAGATCATGTTTGTAGTAATTAGTCCTACGAGGTCCGGACAGTTTGAAACTCATTAAGAACGTTTTGAGGAGTTACTTGAGAATCAGAACTGATGctgatacattttctttcaatgGATTAATCGACTGTTTCATCTCTTTCCTCAGTTTCTGGTGAAGCTGAAGATCATGGACTACAGTCTGCTCCTCGGCATCCACGATGTGGGCCGAGCTgaacgggaggaggaggagggtgaggaggttTCCAACGAGGAAGAACCCGAGGCGGAGAACGGCCTGGCGATGGGCGCCACGGTGGGATCCTATGGCACCTCTCCAGAGGGAATCGCTGGTTACATGTCCTCCTGCAAACCTCTGGGGCCCGGAGAGTTCGACCCGTATGTGGACGTGTACGCGATCAGGAGCTGCGCAGGTGAGCCGGTGTCGAGCAGCGTGTGGAACTTCATGATCTGGTTTAGTTTCCTAAGGGAGCTGTTACATTGTTGCTGTTTTAAATAACGCTGACTCTTCCCAGGAGCTCCTCAGAGGGAAGTTTACTTCATGGGCCTGATCGATGTCCTCACGCAGTACGACACCAAGAAGAAAGCTGCTCATGCTGCGAAAACCGTCAAACACGGGGTGCGTAGCCcgggagagggtggggggggaacgCAGTCAGCTGATCAGAGTTTACTGTGACATGATGAAATGCACGATGTGATGTATATGAATGATGATGgtctcttgtttctctctctgttgcaggCCGGAGCTGAGATCTCCACTGTCCACCCTGAGCAGTACGCCAAACGCTTTCGCGACTTCATCTCAAACATTTTTGCGTAATGGTGACGGAGCGCCGCCCACAAACTGATCCAGCCGAAGCTAAAAGTCAATAATATCATTGACCAGAAATTGTCATTGCACACGCGGATCTGAGGCGCGACTACAAATTTCTGTTGCAGCAATATAATGTACGACTTCTGatgcatatatttatttttaagatttaaaattgCATTTCTTATAAATGTTCAGCACTCTAAATGGAAGTGAGGGTACTTGGAAACAAACTGCTGTTGATCAGTGTTGGAGCTGTCAGACAACATCGGGGACAGATCAAGTATCGGCGTATTGACTTTTTCACTTTGCTCTGGTTCTTGAGGACGAACTAAATTTTGAACGAGACAGATTTTCAGTCTCTCGTTGAGAGTTGGACGAggagattaaattaaatatgaagccaGATACGACAGTTTATTCTCGTTTGTCCTCGGCCGTCGCCCCGGCTCTGCCGTGTGAAACCATGTGTCACGTCTTCCAGAAGAACGCTCTTCTCACTCCACCTTCGCCTTGTCAAACACTTCCAAACACTCCTTCGCTACGTCACACAAACTAGTTCTGTTCTCTCCCGGACGTTATTAATCTTCTCCTCTAACTCAGCCAAAAAGTCCCAACATGTCGAACTGTTCATTTTAACTCGTAGAATAATCTTTGATAAACAGGTGTGGTGTAGATAACAGGGTGAATGTTGGGAGTGCCAAACGTGTCGGATCAAAGATTTGTCAAAGCAGGATTTGCACTTTTATTCAGTTGAAACCGACTCTGGTGACGGAGAAGTTCAATAAACCACAATTTGAATTGATCGGATTCTGTTTACCGCCAAACTCTCGACTAAATTTCTAATAAATTCAGTAAGATCCTGTTTCGACCTGCTGCTACTGTCCTGAGGGATCAGATCAGAAGTGGGCAGGTCTGAACGCACCTGAATCAGTCCTGAGGTCCGAGCCACATTCTTATCAGTGTGAACCTGGGCCACAGGAGACaatcagctgacgtctctgactcaACACGGATCACCACACAATGACTCAAGCttttcttctcacacacacacacacaaatgtcatCTGACACCAGGGCTGTCACACATCTGGGTTTTCAAATGTATCTgaaaaaatatgtcaaattaGTTCTGAGTTGACTTTTAGAAACAGTGACGGACACATCTGTCAACTGGGTAGAAACAGCAGGATTTGCTTTTCGAACACAAATGATGATTTGCATAAAGAGCAGGAAGTCGACCACTTGACATCTGATCTCTCATGTCGCCATCAGCTCTGAACTGGGTCTAAATGCTTGGTGTTTAAACGGGGAACATATCTTATTATTTATCGTCTGAGCCGAAGCTGCGTTAACGACCAGGATCGGTCCCGACGCTTTAAAATGAAACGCGCGTCGACGCTTCCTGAAAATGAGCCCGTTCATCAGTCTCCCTCTTCTTGGAAAACGTGCGCTAATGTGAATCATTGTCATAGGATAAGATTTAGAAAAAGAGGCCTAGCAATagaagcaggaagtgtgtgtgtgtgtgtgtgtgtgtagtgtaacGATGTAGTGCTAACCAGGCTACTTAAATCCTTTGACAGTAACACTACATGTCAGTAGCGTGTGCAGTTCGCCTTAACACAGTGAGAGGATGCAGCGTTCCGACTCCGGTGAGGCAGCGTAGAGACACTGACTCCTCATCTACTCCATGATtgcacatgttgtatttttgcAAATCGGCTTTTGgaccaaaatatattttatgaagAATTTCTGAAAAGTGTTTGACTCGTTTTTTTTGcgaaaatgtttttactgtgtttacgtgtttctgcaggaggaaatgtttcatCTGTTGACACCCGACACTTTCTTCAAGTTCCCGAATGACCTGATTGGAAttttgaggtcaaaggtcaaggtcactatGACCTCCATAAATGTGTTATccattcaaatttggcacaaatgttcatttagactgacGCATTAATTTGTAGGATTCAGGTGATCAAACCTCATCACCTGAGAGTTGCAGCTTGACTCTTGTTTGTCTTTAAAGGGACGATGAACGTTCATCAACATGATTCCAACATGTCAATGTTCCAGATGCAGCCACACAGGCTAGTTGACATCTGCAGGCGCTCACAGGTTAAgacacaaataaagacacagaaaaaacacaaaagtaaaagcaaGGTGATGTTGCCACTGACTGATTCCCACTGGATTTAACTGATTGATTAATTTGGTGACGCCTGAATTTCAGAATAAGAGAGAAGCTGTAGGTGTTTGTCTTACTAGTTGTTTTCTGGTCTTTAGATTACAACACAGGGTCAGGGACTGATTTTCATCCCACGCTTTCCAGAAATGGTGTTTTTCTGCTGACTTCTTCCTTCCTGTTTCATCCGAAGAGACAAGTTGCTGACTGGTTCTTCCTCGTCTTGCTGGTCACTGAAGGGACCTGGACAATGGGACGGAGA contains:
- the pip4k2ca gene encoding phosphatidylinositol 5-phosphate 4-kinase type-2 gamma; the encoded protein is MAAPGNSGAASSPMVILAPKTKTKKKHFVQQKVKVFRASDPVLSVFMWGVNHSINDLNQVPVPVMLLPDDFKANTKIKVNNHLFNKENLPGHFKFKEYCPQVFRNLRERFGIEDLDYQVSLTRSPPSRSVDDQEGLLLNSYDRTLVVKQISSEDVADMHSILSEYHQHIVKCHGSTLLPQFLGMYRVGVDSEETYLIVMRNMFSHRLMVHRKYDLKGSLVAREASDKERGKELPTFKDMDFRNNLQKVYVTEEQKEKVMEKLKRDVEFLVKLKIMDYSLLLGIHDVGRAEREEEEGEEVSNEEEPEAENGLAMGATVGSYGTSPEGIAGYMSSCKPLGPGEFDPYVDVYAIRSCAGAPQREVYFMGLIDVLTQYDTKKKAAHAAKTVKHGAGAEISTVHPEQYAKRFRDFISNIFA